Proteins from one Halovivax limisalsi genomic window:
- a CDS encoding HD domain-containing protein, which produces MKVIKDSVHDHIAVEGVARALLDTPALQRLRRISQLGTVSLVYPSANHTRFEHSLGVYHVACEALDQLGIEGIQADRITAAALVHDVGHGPYSHNLEDLIHRETGRYHDDVEALLESGEIGDVLREHDLDPSRIASLVAGEGRYGQLVSGELDVDRMDYLVRDAHHTGVPYGTIDYGRLIRELTFVDGELVLGAGNVQTAESLLVARALMNPTVYSHSAARISKAMLRRAAASMLEAGATDGETLSRMDDHELLVSLRSCEASAALVRRLDRRRLYKRGVWAEIDDVPGGIIEADHGTIRRFEGEIADRAEVPPEHVILDVPDRPSMTESTTRVMVNGEIRQLGHQSPLVDALRSAQYAQWRLGVYCPAAERERVGHAALNVLGLDVDGPLISDVRDGLYTTLDQFGG; this is translated from the coding sequence ATGAAGGTCATCAAGGACAGCGTCCACGACCACATCGCGGTCGAGGGCGTCGCGCGGGCGCTGCTCGACACCCCGGCCTTGCAGCGCCTGCGCCGGATCTCCCAGCTGGGGACGGTCTCGCTCGTCTATCCCTCGGCCAACCACACGCGGTTCGAACACAGCCTCGGCGTCTATCACGTCGCCTGCGAGGCGCTCGACCAGCTCGGCATCGAAGGGATCCAGGCCGACCGGATCACGGCCGCCGCGTTAGTGCACGACGTCGGCCACGGTCCCTACAGCCACAACCTCGAGGACCTCATCCACCGGGAGACCGGCCGGTACCACGACGACGTCGAGGCGCTGCTCGAGAGCGGCGAGATCGGCGACGTCCTGCGCGAACACGACCTCGATCCGTCGCGGATCGCCTCGCTCGTGGCCGGCGAAGGGCGCTACGGGCAACTCGTCTCCGGGGAACTGGACGTCGACCGGATGGATTACCTGGTGCGCGACGCCCACCACACTGGCGTCCCGTACGGAACGATCGACTACGGCCGATTGATACGCGAACTCACGTTCGTCGATGGCGAACTCGTCCTCGGGGCGGGCAACGTCCAGACCGCGGAGAGTCTGCTCGTCGCTCGCGCGCTCATGAATCCCACCGTCTACAGCCACAGTGCGGCCCGCATCAGCAAGGCGATGCTCCGCCGGGCGGCGGCCTCGATGCTCGAGGCCGGCGCGACGGACGGCGAGACGCTGTCGCGGATGGACGACCACGAGCTGCTCGTCTCGCTCCGATCGTGCGAGGCGAGCGCGGCGCTGGTCCGCCGACTCGACCGGCGGCGACTGTACAAACGCGGCGTCTGGGCCGAGATCGACGACGTGCCGGGCGGCATCATCGAGGCCGATCACGGGACGATCCGGCGCTTCGAGGGCGAGATCGCCGATCGAGCGGAGGTCCCGCCGGAACACGTCATCCTGGACGTCCCCGACCGGCCCTCCATGACCGAATCGACGACCCGGGTGATGGTCAACGGGGAGATCCGCCAGCTGGGCCACCAGTCGCCGCTGGTCGACGCGCTCCGGTCCGCCCAGTACGCCCAGTGGCGACTGGGCGTCTACTGCCCGGCCGCGGAACGCGAACGCGTGGGTCACGCGGCGCTGAACGTCCTGGGGCTCGACGTCGACGGCCCGCTGATCAGCGACGTCCGCGACGGGCTGTACACGACGCTCGACCAGTTCGGCGGCTGA
- a CDS encoding universal stress protein, which translates to MYDRVLVPTDGSHAVERAVDHAIDLASRHDAVIRAVYVVNATNYGGLPMETAWDGIGNALHEEGQAAVDRVVELVEESGADVEVETVVLEGSPARAIVEHARSSNCDLIVMGTHGRGGINRLLLGSVAERVVRASPIPVMTVRVGESPPEDAPADDASAEAADDSGVEPAVGVE; encoded by the coding sequence ATGTACGACCGCGTTCTCGTTCCGACGGACGGCTCGCACGCCGTCGAGCGCGCCGTCGACCACGCCATCGACCTCGCGTCGAGACACGACGCGGTCATACGCGCCGTCTACGTCGTCAACGCCACCAATTACGGCGGTCTGCCGATGGAGACGGCGTGGGACGGCATCGGGAACGCGCTGCACGAGGAGGGCCAGGCCGCCGTCGATCGCGTGGTCGAACTCGTCGAGGAGTCCGGCGCCGACGTCGAGGTCGAGACCGTCGTCCTCGAAGGGTCGCCGGCGAGAGCGATCGTGGAACACGCCCGGTCGAGCAACTGCGACCTCATCGTGATGGGAACCCACGGCCGCGGCGGCATCAACCGCCTCCTCCTCGGCAGCGTGGCGGAACGCGTCGTCCGGGCTTCGCCGATCCCGGTCATGACGGTCCGGGTCGGCGAGTCGCCCCCCGAGGACGCACCCGCCGACGACGCGAGCGCCGAAGCCGCCGACGACTCCGGCGTCGAACCCGCTGTCGGCGTCGAGTGA
- a CDS encoding amidohydrolase family protein, which produces MDLAGTILRGPEFEPVEGRLRVVNGVIQEIVPDDVDSERIVAPAFVNAHTHLGDSIAKEAGRGLSLEELVAPPDGLKHRLLREASDDELIEGMRRSLSFALRSGTAACLDFREGGVAGVEQLTRASDGLAIDAYAFARDSIDAMRAGDGFGASGANDDDFVEERTATREASKPFGIHAGEPDSSDVDPALDLEPDYLVHVVHPEPRHLDRIAETDVPIVCCPRSNLVTGVGLAPFEELHERTTLALGTDNVMLNSPSMFREMAVVSKYSSLDAPTVLRMATRNGARLVGRDDGLLEPGRPANCLVLDASTDNLVGVRDPVRAVVRRAGTADVDEVIVDGDAVLGSSAD; this is translated from the coding sequence ATGGACCTTGCCGGAACGATCCTTCGCGGACCGGAGTTCGAACCGGTCGAGGGTCGCCTGCGCGTCGTCAACGGCGTCATCCAGGAGATCGTCCCCGACGACGTCGACTCGGAGCGCATCGTCGCGCCGGCGTTCGTCAACGCCCACACGCACCTGGGCGACTCCATCGCGAAGGAGGCGGGGCGCGGACTCTCGCTCGAGGAACTGGTCGCACCGCCTGACGGGCTCAAACACCGACTCCTCCGGGAGGCGAGCGACGACGAGTTGATCGAGGGGATGCGGCGATCGCTCTCGTTCGCGCTCCGGAGCGGCACGGCGGCCTGTCTCGACTTCCGCGAGGGAGGCGTCGCCGGCGTCGAACAGCTGACCAGGGCGAGCGACGGACTGGCGATCGACGCCTACGCTTTCGCCCGCGACTCGATCGACGCGATGCGCGCGGGCGACGGCTTCGGCGCGAGCGGCGCCAACGACGACGACTTCGTCGAGGAACGAACCGCCACGCGCGAGGCGAGCAAGCCGTTCGGCATCCACGCGGGCGAACCCGATTCGAGCGACGTCGATCCGGCGCTCGACCTCGAACCCGACTACCTCGTCCACGTCGTCCACCCCGAACCGCGCCACCTCGACCGCATCGCTGAGACGGACGTTCCGATCGTCTGCTGTCCGCGCTCGAACCTGGTGACCGGGGTCGGCCTGGCTCCCTTCGAGGAGCTCCACGAACGGACCACGCTCGCGCTCGGCACGGACAACGTGATGTTGAATTCGCCGTCGATGTTCCGCGAGATGGCGGTCGTCTCCAAGTACAGCTCGCTCGACGCGCCGACGGTCCTGCGCATGGCGACGCGTAACGGTGCGAGACTCGTCGGTCGCGACGACGGCCTGCTCGAACCCGGCCGACCCGCCAATTGCCTCGTCCTCGACGCCTCGACGGACAACCTCGTCGGCGTCCGCGACCCCGTCCGGGCCGTCGTCCGTCGGGCCGGGACGGCCGACGTCGACGAGGTCATCGTCGACGGCGACGCCGTGCTCGGTTCGAGCGCGGACTGA